Proteins found in one Paenibacillus sp. FSL R10-2782 genomic segment:
- the sucD gene encoding succinate--CoA ligase subunit alpha — protein sequence MSILVDKHTKVITQGITGKTALFHAKGALDYGTQMVGGTSPGKGGTEVEITLENGQQVKLPVFNTVSEAKAATGATASVIYVPPAFAADSILEAVDAELDLVICITEGIPVLDMIKVKRFMEGKKTVLIGPNCPGVITPGECKIGIMPGYIHLPGHVGVVSRSGTLTYEAVHQLTTRGIGQSSAVGIGGDPVKGSEFIDILQRFNEDPNTHAVILIGEIGGTAEEEAAEWIRDNMKKPVVGFIGGVTAPPGKRMGHAGAIISGGKGTAKEKIATLEACGIKVAPTPSEMGSTLVSVLEARGILNLCTTH from the coding sequence GTGAGTATTTTGGTCGATAAGCATACAAAGGTGATTACACAGGGGATTACGGGAAAAACGGCGTTATTCCACGCCAAGGGTGCGCTTGATTATGGCACACAGATGGTAGGAGGCACCTCACCAGGCAAGGGCGGCACCGAGGTGGAAATTACGTTGGAGAACGGACAGCAGGTCAAGCTGCCTGTGTTTAATACAGTCAGCGAAGCGAAGGCTGCTACAGGCGCGACAGCAAGTGTTATTTATGTACCGCCTGCTTTTGCTGCGGATTCCATTTTGGAGGCTGTGGATGCAGAGTTAGACCTCGTTATTTGTATAACCGAGGGCATTCCGGTGCTTGATATGATCAAGGTCAAACGATTTATGGAAGGTAAAAAGACCGTTCTGATCGGCCCTAACTGTCCAGGCGTAATTACACCTGGAGAGTGTAAAATTGGCATCATGCCGGGTTACATTCATCTGCCGGGCCATGTAGGCGTTGTGTCACGTAGTGGCACGCTGACCTATGAAGCGGTGCATCAGCTGACCACTCGTGGCATTGGACAATCCTCTGCGGTAGGTATCGGTGGGGACCCGGTTAAAGGATCGGAATTTATTGATATTTTGCAGCGCTTCAATGAAGATCCTAACACGCATGCTGTCATTCTGATCGGAGAAATCGGCGGTACAGCCGAGGAGGAAGCTGCCGAGTGGATTCGCGACAATATGAAGAAACCGGTGGTCGGTTTTATCGGCGGTGTGACTGCGCCTCCAGGCAAACGAATGGGGCATGCGGGCGCCATCATTTCCGGTGGAAAAGGAACTGCCAAGGAGAAAATCGCTACGCTTGAAGCCTGTGGTATCAAGGTGGCACCAACGCCTTCCGAGATGGGCTCGACGCTGGTCAGTGTGCTGGAAGCACGTGGTATTTTGAATTTATGTACGACACATTAA
- the dprA gene encoding DNA-processing protein DprA: MEERWLLLGLHELEGIGRKTIQRIWSSDYRLHELLHFSEQNWVEVGLNPTQARMAAQRYDEDWIHEICQRVRSGDIGVITYVDEDYPLLMKETVDAPWVLYTKGDVSLLHTCSVAMVGTRIPTAYGRRAAEMLTEGLCDAGITVVSGLARGIDSICHEAALRRGGNTIGVLGTAIDQIYPPQNASLFAEMASKGLIVSEYPPGTRSHPGMFPQRNRIIAGLTQGTVVVEADVRSGSLITADAALEADRDVFAVPGPITSPKSRGTLSLIKQGAKTVTEASDIVEEYVADLRIRDVSSYNREQGLDVNGVSKAPASETPEEKRVVLLLEQGTMTLDELLEATAWDFGLLHSVLLSLIIKKRIAQLTGTKYKLI, from the coding sequence TTGGAAGAAAGATGGCTTTTGCTGGGTTTGCATGAATTAGAGGGTATCGGTAGAAAAACAATTCAGCGTATTTGGTCGAGTGACTATCGGCTGCATGAACTGCTGCATTTTAGCGAGCAGAATTGGGTTGAAGTAGGATTAAATCCCACCCAGGCCCGTATGGCAGCACAGCGTTACGATGAAGATTGGATACATGAAATATGTCAGCGCGTTCGATCTGGCGATATCGGAGTGATTACTTATGTGGATGAGGATTACCCCCTATTAATGAAGGAAACGGTCGACGCGCCTTGGGTATTGTATACGAAAGGGGACGTTTCACTTTTGCATACATGCTCTGTAGCTATGGTGGGGACCCGAATTCCTACGGCTTATGGACGCAGAGCGGCCGAGATGCTGACAGAAGGATTGTGTGATGCGGGCATTACAGTGGTCAGTGGATTGGCGAGAGGGATCGACAGTATATGCCACGAAGCCGCCCTGCGCCGGGGAGGAAATACGATAGGGGTTCTTGGCACGGCGATTGATCAAATTTACCCGCCCCAAAATGCATCTTTATTTGCAGAAATGGCGAGCAAAGGCTTGATTGTATCGGAATATCCACCAGGTACCAGATCGCATCCGGGAATGTTTCCGCAGCGTAACCGGATCATTGCTGGTCTGACACAGGGAACCGTTGTGGTGGAAGCAGATGTAAGAAGCGGTTCCCTAATTACAGCCGATGCTGCGTTGGAGGCGGATCGAGATGTGTTCGCCGTTCCGGGGCCGATTACATCACCGAAGAGTAGAGGTACGTTAAGCCTGATTAAGCAAGGGGCTAAAACGGTCACCGAAGCTTCGGATATTGTAGAGGAGTACGTAGCCGATTTGCGTATAAGGGATGTTTCTTCATACAATAGAGAGCAGGGTCTGGATGTGAATGGGGTCTCCAAAGCACCAGCGAGTGAGACACCCGAGGAAAAGCGTGTCGTGCTTTTGCTGGAGCAAGGAACCATGACACTGGATGAACTGCTTGAAGCAACTGCATGGGATTTTGGACTTTTACACTCAGTTCTGTTATCGTTAATCATAAAAAAAAGGATCGCCCAGCTTACGGGTACAAAATACAAACTTATTTAA
- the topA gene encoding type I DNA topoisomerase: protein MADSLVIVESPSKAKTIGKYLGSKYIVKASMGHIRDLPKSQIGVEVENDFNPKYITIRGKGSILKELKDARKKVKKVYLAADPDREGEAIAWHLAHALDLDDTADCRVVFNEITKQAVKDAFKTPRKINMDLVNAQQARRILDRLVGYKISPLLWKKVKKGLSAGRVQSVAVKIILDRENEINEFVPEEYWTITAKLAIKDSTFEAKFHQLRGEKKELSSEADVQEVLEAIGKSSYKVRDVKEKERLRNPSPPFTTSSLQQEAARKLNFRASKTMSVAQQLYEGVDLGKEGTVGLITYMRTDSTRIAVSAQEEAKEFIIQKYGEAFVPESPRQYSKKAANAQDAHEAIRPTSALRDPETVKPFMSRDQFRLYKLVWERFMASQMASAIMDTLSVDIEAGETIFRAAGSKVRFPGFMKVYVEGNDDGKTEEDKLLPPLKPGDKLKKESVEPKQHFTQPPPRYTEARLVKTLEELGIGRPSTYAPTLETIQKRGYVAIEEKKFFPTELGELVIEQMEEFFPEILNVEFTANMEGDLDHVEEGEGDWVKVLSDFYESFEKRLEVAEEEMKEIEIKDEESDVICDKCGSPMVYKLGRFGKFLACSAFPDCRNTKPIVKDIGINCPTCGEGHVVERRSKKGRIFYGCDRYPECDFVSWDKPSIKPCPSCSGLMVEKRTKQGTKLNCTVCDHSEMLEESDEGVETS, encoded by the coding sequence ATGGCGGATTCACTCGTCATCGTGGAATCGCCTTCCAAGGCGAAGACGATCGGCAAATACTTGGGCAGCAAATATATCGTCAAGGCTTCCATGGGTCATATCAGGGATTTGCCAAAGAGTCAGATCGGCGTAGAGGTCGAAAATGATTTTAATCCCAAATACATTACCATTCGAGGTAAAGGCTCGATTTTGAAAGAATTAAAGGATGCCAGAAAAAAAGTGAAAAAAGTATATCTGGCGGCTGACCCGGATCGCGAAGGCGAAGCTATCGCTTGGCATTTGGCGCATGCGCTGGATCTGGACGATACAGCAGACTGCCGCGTTGTATTTAATGAGATCACAAAGCAGGCCGTCAAGGATGCATTTAAAACACCGCGCAAAATCAATATGGATTTAGTCAATGCCCAGCAAGCACGGCGGATTCTTGATCGGCTTGTCGGCTACAAAATCAGTCCATTACTTTGGAAAAAGGTAAAGAAGGGCTTGTCCGCAGGGCGCGTGCAGTCGGTTGCCGTGAAAATTATCCTGGACCGTGAAAACGAGATTAATGAGTTTGTACCGGAAGAGTATTGGACAATCACAGCTAAACTGGCGATTAAGGACAGTACCTTTGAGGCGAAATTCCATCAGCTTCGTGGCGAAAAGAAAGAGCTCTCCAGCGAAGCGGATGTACAAGAAGTGCTGGAGGCTATCGGCAAGTCGTCTTATAAGGTTCGTGATGTGAAAGAGAAAGAGCGTTTGCGCAATCCTTCTCCACCATTCACGACTAGCTCCTTGCAGCAAGAGGCGGCTCGGAAACTTAACTTCCGTGCATCCAAAACGATGTCCGTGGCCCAGCAGTTGTATGAGGGTGTGGACTTGGGCAAAGAAGGAACCGTGGGTCTGATTACGTATATGCGTACGGATTCCACACGAATAGCCGTTTCGGCCCAAGAGGAAGCGAAGGAATTCATTATTCAGAAATATGGCGAAGCTTTTGTACCTGAAAGTCCTCGTCAATATTCCAAAAAAGCGGCCAACGCCCAGGATGCGCATGAAGCGATTCGTCCAACCTCCGCGTTGCGTGACCCGGAAACGGTTAAGCCGTTTATGAGCCGGGATCAGTTCCGTTTGTACAAACTGGTATGGGAGCGTTTTATGGCCAGCCAGATGGCTTCCGCTATTATGGATACCTTGTCTGTTGATATTGAAGCGGGTGAGACTATATTCCGGGCAGCCGGCTCGAAGGTTCGTTTTCCAGGCTTCATGAAAGTGTATGTGGAGGGGAATGACGATGGCAAAACCGAAGAAGATAAGCTGCTGCCGCCGCTTAAACCGGGCGACAAGCTGAAAAAGGAATCGGTTGAGCCGAAGCAGCATTTCACGCAACCGCCTCCCCGTTATACAGAGGCACGACTGGTGAAAACGCTGGAGGAACTGGGTATCGGGCGTCCGAGTACGTATGCACCGACACTGGAAACTATTCAGAAGCGTGGCTATGTCGCCATTGAAGAGAAGAAGTTTTTCCCTACCGAGCTGGGAGAACTGGTCATCGAGCAGATGGAGGAATTCTTTCCTGAGATTCTGAACGTAGAATTCACGGCCAATATGGAGGGTGATCTTGACCACGTAGAAGAAGGCGAAGGAGACTGGGTCAAGGTCTTGAGTGACTTTTACGAGTCGTTTGAGAAGCGTCTGGAAGTGGCAGAGGAAGAAATGAAGGAAATTGAGATAAAGGATGAAGAATCCGATGTCATTTGTGACAAATGTGGCAGCCCGATGGTGTATAAGCTTGGCCGCTTTGGTAAATTTCTGGCCTGCTCGGCATTCCCGGATTGCCGTAATACGAAGCCGATTGTCAAGGATATCGGAATCAATTGTCCTACGTGTGGTGAGGGCCATGTGGTGGAACGGCGGAGTAAAAAAGGACGTATCTTTTATGGATGTGACCGTTATCCTGAATGCGATTTTGTATCCTGGGATAAACCCTCCATTAAGCCTTGCCCAAGCTGTAGTGGCCTAATGGTCGAAAAACGTACCAAACAGGGAACGAAGCTCAACTGTACTGTCTGCGATCACAGTGAAATGCTGGAAGAGAGCGACGAGGGTGTAGAGACTTCATAA
- the trmFO gene encoding FADH(2)-oxidizing methylenetetrahydrofolate--tRNA-(uracil(54)-C(5))-methyltransferase TrmFO, which translates to MSELQKVTVIGAGLAGSEAAWQIASRGVPVQLYEMRPVVKTPAHHTDKFAELVCSNSLRANGLTNAVGVLKEEMRILNSLILNAADRHAVPAGGALAVDRDGFSGHITDTLHQHPLIEVVNEELQEIPQDGIVVIATGPLTSPALSEQIKSLMGEEYFYFYDAAAPIVEKDSIDMSKVYLASRYDKGEAAYLNCPMNEAEFDAFYEALITAEVAQVKEFEKEIYFEGCMPIEVMMQRGKQTALFGPMKPVGLVNPHTGELPYAVVQLRQDNAAGTLYNLVGFQTHLKWGEQKRVFSMIPGLENAEFVRYGVMHRNTFINSPQQLHPTYQFKGRSNLFFAGQMTGVEGYVESAASGLLAGMNAARAARGQEMFVFPAETTLGSMARYITTADFKHFQPMNANFGLLPKLETRIRNKKEKNEALANRALESLRGYINEAAVMSEEVQT; encoded by the coding sequence GTGAGTGAACTACAAAAGGTAACAGTCATCGGAGCAGGTTTGGCGGGCAGCGAAGCTGCCTGGCAGATCGCAAGCCGTGGTGTGCCTGTCCAGCTATATGAAATGAGACCGGTTGTTAAGACACCGGCGCATCATACAGATAAATTTGCCGAGCTGGTGTGCAGCAATTCTTTACGGGCAAATGGTTTGACCAACGCGGTAGGTGTGCTTAAAGAAGAAATGAGGATATTAAACTCCTTGATTTTGAATGCCGCAGATCGTCATGCTGTTCCGGCAGGTGGTGCGCTGGCGGTGGATCGTGATGGATTTTCCGGACATATTACAGATACCCTTCATCAACATCCGCTTATTGAGGTGGTCAATGAGGAGCTTCAGGAAATTCCCCAGGATGGGATTGTGGTCATTGCTACCGGGCCTTTAACTTCTCCGGCTTTGTCGGAGCAGATTAAATCGCTGATGGGAGAAGAGTATTTTTACTTTTACGATGCAGCGGCCCCGATTGTGGAGAAGGACTCTATCGACATGAGTAAGGTTTATCTGGCTTCCCGCTACGATAAGGGAGAAGCAGCCTACTTGAACTGTCCGATGAATGAAGCGGAATTTGATGCTTTTTATGAGGCGCTGATTACGGCTGAAGTGGCACAAGTTAAGGAATTCGAAAAAGAAATATATTTCGAAGGCTGTATGCCCATTGAAGTGATGATGCAACGCGGTAAGCAGACGGCATTGTTTGGGCCGATGAAACCAGTCGGTCTGGTGAACCCGCATACAGGAGAGCTGCCATATGCTGTTGTGCAGCTTCGTCAGGATAATGCGGCGGGTACACTGTACAATCTGGTTGGCTTCCAGACTCATTTGAAATGGGGAGAGCAAAAGCGCGTATTTTCCATGATACCGGGCCTGGAGAATGCAGAGTTTGTGCGTTATGGTGTAATGCATCGCAACACCTTTATTAATTCCCCACAGCAGCTTCATCCGACCTACCAGTTCAAAGGCAGAAGTAATCTGTTCTTTGCCGGACAAATGACTGGAGTAGAAGGGTACGTAGAATCTGCGGCCTCGGGTTTGCTGGCGGGGATGAATGCAGCCCGTGCGGCGCGTGGACAAGAAATGTTTGTATTCCCTGCGGAAACGACACTGGGCAGTATGGCCCGTTACATCACAACCGCTGATTTCAAGCATTTTCAGCCGATGAATGCAAATTTCGGTCTGCTGCCAAAGCTGGAGACACGCATCCGCAACAAGAAGGAAAAGAACGAAGCGCTTGCTAACCGTGCGCTGGAAAGCTTGCGGGGTTATATCAACGAAGCGGCAGTTATGTCAGAGGAAGTACAGACATAA
- the hslV gene encoding ATP-dependent protease subunit HslV has product MDMSFHATTICAVRHNGKGAIAGDGQVTFGNSVVMKQTAKKVRRLYRGQVVAGFAGSVADAITLFEKFENKLEEHHGNLQRAAVELAKDWRQDRILRKLEALMIVMDQSGMLLISGGGEIIEPDDDVLAIGSGGNFALAAARAFKRHGSGMEAKDMAREALEVASEICVYTNNQIIVEEL; this is encoded by the coding sequence ATGGATATGTCCTTTCATGCTACCACCATCTGTGCTGTACGCCACAATGGCAAAGGAGCTATTGCCGGTGATGGTCAGGTAACGTTCGGTAACAGTGTCGTCATGAAGCAGACGGCGAAAAAAGTACGCAGATTATACCGTGGTCAGGTAGTCGCAGGTTTTGCTGGTTCAGTGGCGGATGCCATCACATTGTTTGAAAAGTTTGAAAACAAGCTGGAGGAACATCATGGCAATCTTCAGCGGGCTGCGGTGGAACTGGCTAAGGACTGGCGGCAGGACCGTATCCTGCGTAAGCTGGAGGCTTTGATGATTGTTATGGATCAATCCGGAATGCTACTCATTTCCGGGGGCGGTGAAATTATCGAGCCGGACGATGATGTGCTTGCGATCGGCTCAGGCGGCAATTTTGCATTGGCGGCGGCGCGCGCATTCAAGCGTCATGGCTCCGGTATGGAGGCAAAGGATATGGCCAGGGAAGCGCTGGAGGTTGCCTCGGAAATATGCGTTTATACGAACAATCAGATTATCGTGGAAGAACTGTAA
- the hslU gene encoding ATP-dependent protease ATPase subunit HslU — MNNQSLTPRQVVSELDKYIVGQKQAKKSVAVALRNRYRRSKLPDDIRDEIVPKNILMIGPTGVGKTEIARRLARLVGAPFVKVEATKFTEVGYVGRDVESMVRDLMEISIRIVKAERTENVKDKAEDMANERIVSILVPAEKSNKSQRNPFEMLFGNNTGNSVEEEPPQQDTSLAEKRRKAKFDLLSGKLEDEVIEIDVEDTAPNMLDMFAGQGNEQMGMNMQEMFGSFLPKRTKKRKLPVKEARKVLIQDEAAKLIDMDDVIQESVKRAEQSGIIFIDEIDKIASQGKGSGPDVSREGVQRDILPIVEGSTIMTKYGPVRTDYILFIAAGAFHVAKPSDLIPELQGRFPIRVELSSLTLDEFVSILTEPKNALTKQYTDLLRTEEIEVEFSAEAIREIASIAESVNRNTENIGARRLHTILEKLLEDLSFEAPELTLDRMLITPEYVREKLGDIAQNRDLSQYIL; from the coding sequence ATGAATAATCAATCGTTGACGCCCAGACAAGTTGTATCCGAGCTGGATAAATATATTGTCGGACAGAAGCAGGCTAAAAAATCCGTTGCCGTTGCCTTACGCAACCGCTATCGGCGCAGCAAGCTGCCGGATGATATCCGGGATGAAATTGTGCCCAAAAATATTCTGATGATCGGTCCAACGGGCGTGGGTAAAACCGAAATTGCACGCAGACTGGCCCGGCTCGTGGGAGCTCCTTTTGTTAAGGTAGAGGCGACTAAGTTCACAGAAGTGGGTTATGTTGGCCGGGATGTAGAATCCATGGTGCGTGACTTGATGGAAATTTCGATTCGCATCGTTAAAGCGGAGCGGACGGAGAATGTGAAGGACAAAGCCGAGGATATGGCGAATGAACGGATTGTCAGTATTCTTGTACCTGCGGAGAAATCAAATAAATCCCAACGCAACCCTTTTGAAATGCTGTTTGGCAATAACACCGGGAATTCGGTAGAGGAAGAACCCCCGCAACAGGACACATCCTTGGCAGAGAAACGGCGTAAGGCTAAATTCGATCTATTGTCCGGCAAGCTTGAGGATGAAGTTATTGAGATTGATGTGGAGGATACCGCACCCAATATGCTGGATATGTTTGCTGGGCAGGGAAATGAGCAAATGGGTATGAATATGCAGGAAATGTTCGGAAGCTTTCTGCCAAAGCGGACCAAAAAGCGCAAGTTGCCGGTGAAGGAGGCCCGCAAGGTGCTCATTCAGGATGAGGCTGCCAAGCTGATCGACATGGATGATGTCATTCAGGAGTCGGTGAAACGTGCTGAACAATCCGGTATCATTTTTATTGATGAAATCGACAAGATTGCCAGTCAGGGCAAGGGCAGTGGTCCTGATGTATCTAGAGAAGGTGTCCAGCGCGATATTTTGCCTATTGTCGAGGGTTCTACCATTATGACTAAATACGGCCCGGTAAGGACAGATTATATTCTTTTTATCGCCGCTGGAGCTTTTCATGTTGCCAAGCCTTCTGATCTGATCCCTGAGCTGCAGGGACGTTTTCCAATCCGTGTTGAACTGAGCAGCCTCACATTGGATGAATTTGTGTCTATACTGACAGAGCCTAAAAATGCGCTGACCAAGCAATACACGGATTTGCTTCGTACCGAAGAGATTGAAGTGGAATTTTCGGCGGAAGCCATTCGCGAAATTGCCAGCATTGCCGAGTCAGTAAACCGGAACACGGAAAACATCGGTGCGCGCCGCTTGCATACCATTTTGGAAAAGTTGTTGGAGGATTTGTCCTTCGAGGCTCCAGAGCTTACTTTGGACCGCATGCTCATTACCCCGGAATATGTTCGGGAGAAGCTGGGTGATATTGCCCAAAACAGGGACCTTAGTCAGTATATTTTATGA
- the flgB gene encoding flagellar basal body rod protein FlgB: MNLLGDMSFQKLQAGVQAANTRQRVMANNISNEDTPYFKRSEVSFEELLQQQMGGDVTPLRGKVTNVKHFQIGPVNSIPDAVVTKDGYSVMNNNMNNVDIDREMSLMAENQLRYNTYIQEISERIKMMRTAVEGR; the protein is encoded by the coding sequence ATGAATCTGCTGGGTGATATGAGCTTTCAAAAACTTCAGGCAGGTGTTCAGGCAGCAAATACGAGACAACGCGTGATGGCCAACAACATTTCCAATGAGGATACCCCGTATTTTAAGCGTTCAGAGGTTTCATTTGAAGAATTACTTCAGCAGCAAATGGGTGGCGACGTGACACCATTACGTGGAAAAGTAACCAATGTGAAACATTTTCAGATAGGACCTGTGAACTCCATTCCAGATGCTGTGGTTACCAAAGATGGGTATTCTGTCATGAACAACAATATGAATAACGTGGATATTGACAGAGAAATGAGCCTTATGGCTGAGAATCAACTGAGATATAATACCTATATCCAAGAAATTAGTGAACGCATCAAAATGATGAGAACAGCGGTAGAAGGGAGATAG
- the flgC gene encoding flagellar basal body rod protein FlgC: MKINNGFDISASALTAQRLRMDVISSNIANAETTRAKVENGQAVPYRRKTVVLEPNQSRFADVLQAQMDGNSTGAAGVKVSQIQEDQSPLKPVYNPGHPDADKDGYVYMPNVDIMKEMVDMISATRSYEANVTALNASKAMVSKALEIGR; the protein is encoded by the coding sequence GTGAAGATTAACAACGGCTTTGATATCAGCGCATCTGCTCTTACGGCCCAAAGGTTGCGGATGGATGTCATATCAAGCAACATTGCCAACGCAGAGACAACCCGGGCAAAAGTGGAGAATGGACAGGCGGTTCCATATCGGAGAAAAACGGTTGTTTTGGAGCCTAACCAATCTCGGTTTGCCGATGTTTTGCAGGCTCAAATGGATGGAAATAGCACAGGAGCCGCTGGCGTCAAGGTTTCACAAATACAGGAAGATCAGTCACCTTTGAAGCCTGTGTACAATCCGGGTCACCCGGATGCTGATAAAGATGGCTATGTGTATATGCCTAATGTAGACATTATGAAAGAAATGGTAGACATGATTTCCGCAACACGCTCTTACGAAGCCAATGTAACAGCTCTGAATGCATCCAAGGCAATGGTTTCCAAGGCACTTGAAATCGGTCGCTAA
- the fliE gene encoding flagellar hook-basal body complex protein FliE codes for MIQNAMFNVQTPAIQQTQSPNNELTKSTPSESLKDFGSFLKDALNEVGQQEAATHTMSDQFMAGKVDVDQVMITSQQALLSLQLTTQVRNKAIEAYQEIMRTQM; via the coding sequence ATGATTCAGAACGCCATGTTTAATGTACAGACACCGGCAATACAGCAAACTCAATCGCCTAACAATGAGTTGACGAAATCGACGCCCTCCGAATCCTTGAAGGATTTTGGTTCGTTCCTAAAGGATGCGCTCAATGAAGTGGGGCAGCAGGAAGCCGCTACACACACGATGTCCGACCAGTTCATGGCGGGAAAAGTTGATGTTGATCAGGTCATGATCACTTCCCAACAAGCGCTGCTTTCTCTGCAGCTTACTACTCAGGTCCGAAACAAAGCGATTGAAGCCTATCAGGAGATCATGCGTACACAGATGTAA
- the fliF gene encoding flagellar basal-body MS-ring/collar protein FliF: MNERIAQYRDKISGYWNNFSKKQKILLVSTLAFIIIAIVVLTMQFTKTEYEVAFRDLNANDAAGVIKYLDSAGIPYQLNAGGTQIAVPTANADKAKVDVGSQGLIQKGSIGMSAFDQSSSAIGMTENEFNVKYNNALNGEVQQLLERMDGVQSSKVVINMPKENIFAGLEEKDKASASVQMEFEPGFTPNQQAIDGYFNLVKTAVPNLPVENITITNKEYELIPTAKGGQGGLSSGVEENMALQKKFESDVRNNVQQFLSKIVGEDKVNVLVMSQLNFDKVTSKEQLVTPVDQAKMKGIEISAQQIQESYTGSSGQTGGVAGTGTQDVPGYPGGSNSGNTSSDKSSSTINYEVNRIAKDIIQSPYTVKDLTINVAVEPPTGQQTLDTATQAAIQNILVNIVRASLANSGVTITDADLAKKVSVFSQSVPTPANTNTFFSASNPWVWGIGAAVLALLAGVIFLIVRGRRKQQEEELDEDLQLMPTPTEFPSITMESVTNESQVRKQLESLAKKKPDEFVNLLRTWLADE, from the coding sequence GTGAACGAGAGAATCGCCCAATATCGGGATAAGATTTCCGGGTATTGGAATAATTTCAGTAAAAAACAGAAGATATTACTTGTTTCGACATTGGCATTCATCATCATTGCCATTGTAGTGCTAACGATGCAGTTTACCAAAACCGAGTATGAAGTGGCTTTCCGGGATTTAAACGCAAACGATGCTGCCGGGGTCATTAAATATCTCGATTCTGCGGGTATTCCGTATCAGCTCAATGCTGGCGGGACGCAAATCGCAGTCCCAACCGCAAACGCGGATAAGGCAAAGGTAGATGTTGGGTCTCAGGGCCTAATTCAGAAGGGTTCAATCGGCATGAGTGCCTTTGACCAGTCCTCCTCGGCCATTGGTATGACGGAGAACGAGTTCAATGTGAAGTACAATAACGCATTGAACGGCGAAGTGCAGCAACTGTTGGAACGGATGGATGGTGTCCAAAGCTCCAAAGTTGTCATTAATATGCCGAAGGAAAACATTTTTGCCGGGCTTGAAGAAAAGGACAAAGCTTCTGCTTCGGTTCAAATGGAATTTGAACCTGGCTTTACGCCAAATCAGCAAGCCATCGACGGATACTTTAATCTGGTAAAGACGGCAGTGCCGAATTTGCCTGTAGAAAACATTACCATCACCAATAAGGAGTATGAACTGATTCCAACGGCCAAGGGCGGTCAGGGAGGTCTCTCCAGTGGTGTTGAGGAAAACATGGCTCTGCAGAAGAAGTTTGAGAGCGATGTAAGGAATAATGTCCAACAATTTTTGTCGAAAATTGTTGGCGAAGACAAAGTGAATGTGCTGGTTATGTCCCAGCTAAATTTCGACAAAGTAACGTCGAAAGAGCAGTTGGTCACACCAGTTGATCAAGCGAAAATGAAGGGCATTGAAATCAGCGCCCAGCAAATTCAGGAAAGCTACACTGGTAGTAGTGGACAAACCGGAGGAGTCGCAGGCACAGGAACACAGGATGTACCTGGTTACCCTGGAGGAAGCAATTCGGGCAATACAAGCTCAGATAAGAGCTCAAGCACAATTAATTACGAAGTTAACCGAATTGCCAAGGACATTATCCAAAGTCCTTACACTGTAAAAGATTTAACCATTAATGTAGCAGTTGAACCACCAACGGGGCAGCAAACTTTGGATACAGCAACTCAGGCCGCAATCCAAAACATCTTGGTTAATATCGTAAGAGCTTCATTAGCGAATTCCGGGGTTACTATTACAGACGCTGATTTAGCCAAAAAAGTTTCAGTGTTCTCTCAATCCGTACCGACGCCAGCGAACACCAACACGTTTTTCTCAGCTTCCAACCCTTGGGTATGGGGCATCGGGGCTGCTGTACTGGCACTGTTGGCAGGCGTAATTTTCCTGATTGTTCGCGGTCGTCGTAAGCAGCAGGAAGAAGAATTAGATGAAGATCTGCAACTTATGCCAACACCGACGGAGTTCCCGTCCATTACCATGGAAAGTGTGACAAATGAAAGTCAAGTGCGTAAACAGCTTGAGAGTCTGGCGAAAAAGAAACCCGACGAATTCGTCAATCTGCTTCGTACATGGCTGGCTGACGAATAG